GATGTAATGGTTATGGGCACATAAAATCAGATTGTGTGAacacaaagaagatgaagatgaggagAATTTGCAATGATAAAAAGccagaaagaaaagaagatgctCTAAATTTCGTGGCTCTTCATGGAGCTATGGGGTCTGAAAAAGACATCACTAAAAGTGAATTTCGTGCGTCGTGTGTGTCACACACCAACTCCGATGTGTCACATAGTGATGCAGAAAGTGATATAAATGTGGATCTTCTAGCTGAGTATCAGGTTTTGTTTGGTCAATTTGCTAAACTCAGTGAAGAAAATATTCAGCTTATCAAAGATACAATAATGCTGAAAGCAAAAGTGAACATTCTAGAGTTGGAAACCAACAATAAATCTGAGACTAGAGTGtcaaaagaagagaaggagTCTGATCCACATAGTTCACAGAAGAAAATCTCTGAGCAGGCCTACAATCTAAAGAGTATGGAGACTAAATATGATCAGACGAAACAACTATTGAATGAGGAACGCGAGAAAAGTCAGCTGCTGCAAAGAGAACTCAGTGAAAATTACAAAAAGTTAAGGATGCTGAACAGAGGATCAGAAACTTTAGATCAGATATTATCAGTTGGACAACCTCCAAAGGTGAATTGGGGCTTAGGATACAAGGGTGCTGCTCCAAAAGATCAAGCTATTCCACTCGATGTTATCAAGTTTGTAAAAGGTACTCCATCTAACCCCGAAAGTAGCTCGAAAGCTGAGAAAAGACATACATCTACACCTGTGGAAAAAGAACCTAATGCTCAGACAAAACTACACTCTCCAAAGCCTGCAATAACTAGGAGGAATGGTTGTTTGTTTTGTGGGAATCATGGTCATAAGGTTGATTTCTGTTATTCTCGAAGACACCAGATTGAGCGAGCTTGGAGGATGAACCTTTGTTATGTAGAACCTAGAAGGTATGGATATGTATGGATAGCTAAGAAAGATCTGTATCCCAAATTTACGAAAGGTGTGTCACACGAGCATACCAATGTGTCATACACTCGAATGGTTGATCAATATACTGAACTTGAAGAACCAGTTCGATGGCGTAGAAGGAGTTGATGGTTTTGATGGTCCAACAAGTATAATGCAGTTTTTCACAGAGTTTTCCACTCAAGCAGGGGGAGATGGTACTTGATTCAGGGGGAGTTAGATGTTAGATGTTATTgagcaatatatatatgtaatgagaaaaacatataataaaatcaTAACATTTAGCTTCAGTTAATTTGAACTTACCTTAGCAGAATAATTGCGTGTTCTCTCAACAATGAAGAGGATTTCTTTCACCGATACGGCTATTCCGGAAACATTGACCACACTGATACAACAATGTAGTAATAGTATAAAACAAAAACCATTTGTTGCCAAACTGgagaaatgaatttttttaaaaaaattacaaaatacttACGACTTCCTGTTTAGATTTGATGACAGTTTCTCAAACTTCCTTTCCATATCAGACATATCatccaataaaaaaaatgaacttcTGAGATTCTCTCAACCGCGACAGTAAATGAGGACCACATTGGTATGTTTCTACAAGCCCTGATGGAACCGTCTTCTGCCTCTTGCTCTTTCGAGATAATTGGCTTTCTTCTATGTTGTCAGCTACATTAATGGCAGGCACAAGATCCTCTAATTCATCCTCTGCTGCCAAAACATTAACTACACCCTGACTCTGTTCTTCCTGAGTAAGACCAAGCGAGAATGAAGGTTCGTCGGCGAGATTTAGTGCTTGCCTTTTATGTAACTCCTTCGTAATAACCatgaataataattaatatacaaaGTTTAAAATTGTACAACAGTCTCACCATTGtaactaaatttaaataatcttaCCAAACTTTGTTGGAAAGAACTTTGCCTTGCACGATTCTCGCTGTTAGCTGATTGCGCACAGTTCTCAGGTACCGGAGTAGCACAATCATATCCGGATCCAACATTACCCTTCTTCGTtggagttagattctcatcctAATTGATTAACAGAACATGGAGAAATAAATGACTACATAAACAACATGTGTTCCAAAACAAAGGTCCGACCTAGAAATAGAGTAAAACTTATTACCTGACTCATCGGAGTCGACCGTGGTGGAGTAGAGTACTCACTAAGATTTTGTAAAACATTTCTGATAGTGACTGCATTTAGATCAGCTACGGGAGTTGTATGGTTTTCTGGACCAGAAACGTCATTCGGAACTGGCGTGGGAACATATTGGGGCACTTCGTGGGCACCAAGGTAATCTTTGCACAATGCAGAAACCAAATCCTTAACACAGTTAATCATGTCCTCCTTAAACTTGACCAACACGGACTCAACTTGTCTAACAACTCTCCCCTTTATTTCATCCATCCTAAAACATGCGCCCTTTTGGTTATTCTCCAGAAAATTAAACTGAGGTTTGATTTTCTCTATCACAATAGCAGCAATATAAGAAGGATCACTGCCATCAACATTAGACTGCGAATTTTTTGATTTCTTTGACTTTGTAGATCCTTTTGAAGATTATCGCATACACTCAACATCAATGTTTCTCATCCCACCATGAAAAGAATcgtaattataattaattttacagTTGATGCCCTCAACCAGGTTGTCTACTCTCGAATCTTGCTCTTCGTCAGAATAAACTAAGTTTCCAGCATCAATAGGTTGCAAAGGTTCGTCATCAAGGATGCTATGAACAATAACCTAAACACAGAAAATATTGAAATCCTTATTTATTTCCAATTACTGTAAAgaatcaaaaattatatttcccATTAGTGTTCAATATATTCAACTAGTAAAAGTAAGATTAATAACAGTACGAAAATCACTTAGATCACTTCTCTTGTCTACACTTCGGGCGTGGGcggtgttaacttgaagaaagaaatgtaACCAAAGGAGGAGTTGATTTGAGTTTGGGTCTTGTGCAAGAATAGGACAAGTCTTCCAGAGATTGTTTGATAGGCTTCAGGAGTGTTATAGAAAGGCTTCAGAGGAGTCTAAGATACTATGAAgctggtgcaaagatagggtcaagtccaggagggacttagacaccatttggagatagttgggtgatggtgcaaaaatagggcgaggtacggacaggtggtccgtaccatcgaccgtacttGTTCCGGATCAACCCGAAGTGAAGAAGTGCAAAGATAGGATACCGGTTCAGCAAGAAGAGAGGCGGCCTGAGTTGTAGCAGCTTGTGGACGTTTGTGGATAAGGCCAGGCTGTCATGAGCTGAAGTGAGCTGTAAAGTTAAAGGAGCATGGACCATGTATCTGGTCTGATACATGTGAAGGTTCATAGGAGCCTATAAGCAGCCAATCAGAAGCCAGCCCTTGCTTTGACCAGATTTGAATTAACCAATCAGACACCATCATCTATCATCCAATCACAAGACATCACACAGATTGCAAACTCACTCtccatcctagccatccattcatctcaagttatttctatccattagattaagggtttatgtAATTCCAAAgtgtaaagcctatataaagGCTATGTAGTGGCAATTTGTAACCATAAGGGAGTAAGGGGGagttcccctctccacttcatgaatgataaacttgttcttgaatctgaaaccctaatctctaatctcttattctcctaatCTCTCAGTATCTTAATCTTTGTTCCTAAGTCTCTTATTCTCccataaacactctcatcaatctctttttctaaatcacctagagcaagctctcatctttctccattggagttttacacacacacatacaaccagagaagagaactctacaaatctcatatggtatcagagccaggttcatctgaACTTTGTGTTGCTTCCGCCTAAGCTCACAGCTCCCTCCCATGCCATTTCAAGCTGATAAGAAGCTTCATGTTCAGTCCGGCTGTTCTAcatcttcaagaagaagaagttcaatCCTAGACATCCAGAAGCTCTTCTCAGTCCAGCCTTACTCTCTCATGAACGCCCTTGAAGGAAGAAGGTCCCTGGAAGAAAAGGTTATGGAGTGGCCTTACTAACCTCTCCATGAAAACCAGTTCCAAGCGCCCCTTTCTCACTGTCCTAGAAGAAAGGTGATAGCTTTCAACATGGATCTGGTGTGGCGAGTTCAAACCATGAAGAAAGGTGGTGTCTATGACATGGTGAGTTGAAGAGGATGGTTCATGGAAGAAAAAGATGTTGGGATCGAAACCAACAGCTCAAAACTTGCCATGTACCATGGAGATTCAAGGAACAAACAAGTTCTTTGGCTGTAAGCTGGATCTCTTTCCCTCTTATACAAAACTTGAGTATATtgactggttgtgatgttgtgaagtgtttgaaaacctgaggattgtttaaaagattactaaatgaaataaaatgaatttagaatctgtcccaggatgcttaaagagcTTGGTTTCCTAGTAATCCTTACAtcgtactagttatactaggcTTACTAGCAGCAGTGTAAGCGCTTTGAAAAATGTCTAGTAACTTATCAGTATTACTAGGATTACTAGATATGttaatatgcttagctccggttcataATGATGCTTGTtatgattgattgaatctgcttgcatacatggattgaaaccGAATTGAAAgttgttgcatatagtcttgtggctgtcttacattgaagcattagattcatgtctaaattgctgagtaaagaagcttaaaaatgcctaagtagcttgcatAAATCTGGAAAAGAAAgtgcttgtgcttagagaggTTGTTTGCAAagatagaacttgaaaatgacttgttttaatctgttgcaatgcttgtgagattgagaatcaaacttgatgattaatcaaggattgatcccaatactcttgtgtcttatctttgctggagtttgagtggtgtttcaggttcacaagaagtgttctttgctcACCACCTATCCAAGACAAGAGGAAGACTTGatccattgtgtggagcaatgggaagatacttgtgtgtagaagccggtttaagaagcgcaggccacgaggttgttgagctcctggttcaagacacACAAGAAGAATACTTGatccattgtgtggagcaacgGGAAGGTGCTTGTGTGTAGAAGCCagtttaagaagcgcaggccacgaggttgttgagctcctggttcaagacacacaagaagaagaaggtcatcacctaagtcaTGAGGAAGGACGGTGATCTGAGGGTACTTGAAGCTGAAGGCAAAAGGGTGGATCAGTGATTTAAGCGCAACTGTTAGGGTGGTGTGCTCCTGGTCTTGAAGTTCATTGAGGCTCATTTCAAGCTTGAACCTATACTCAATTCAAGCTTGCGGTGGGGATTCAAATGAGCAACCTGAAGAGCCAAAGTTCAAGACTTGTTTCCTCCttatcattacaagagaataatAAGATGAAGCCTATTGCCAACATTCTGTGGAGAAGTCCACAGTCTGCTCCAAAGAGGGTAGAGAGGATGTTGTGACCATGGAGAGATAAAGCCTATTGCCAACATTCTGTGGAGAAGTCCACAGCCTGCTCCAAAGAGGGTAGAGAGGATGTTGTGACAATGGAGAGATGAATCTTATTACCAACATTCTGTAGAGAAGTCCACACACTGCTCCAAAGAGGGTAGAGAGGATGTTGTGACAATGGAGAGATGAAGCCTATTGCCAACATTCTGTGGAGAAGTCTGCAGCCTGCTCCAAAGAGGGTAGAGAGGATGTTGTGACAATGGAGAGGTGACTTGCGGTTCTGTCCATGGTGGTTTAGTCACCATAGCCTACACATCAGATGAGTGTAGAGAAGACAGTAGACATGCAAGGAAGAGCATCACCAGGAGGGTGATGCAATTAAGACCAAGACCATTGCAATCTGATCATGGAGAAGTGGGGCTGTAAGCATCAAGTcggaagaagatggaggtgttccCACAAGAATGATCATAGAGCTTAGTATGCGCTCACCTTCAAGCTTGGACCTTCCCTatactcggtctcaagcttgagggggagtgttggtGAGCTTGCATGATACAAGGAGCTGTTAAGCTCAGCAAGTAAGGGATTCAAGTGACGAGCCAATCCAGTCACTCctcaccaaaacaaaagggAAGTTTCCCTAAACTCAATTCAATTCatcattttcaagtatttaGTAATCTATTAGGAATACTAGTGTTACTAGACAGCAACATATCTAGTAATCTATCAGGAATACTAGTTTTACTAAAGACGGTCtgtcgagaaaaaaaaaaaactaaagacgGTCTATAAGCatcatttgaatttgaattgATTGAGTTATGTTACTTGATAAGTACTAATACACTTGTGGAAGAATGTATCAGGTAGCTTACTTGGAGATTCAATGGAGAGGATCAGGTCGCTCCTAGCCTTTCAAGATGGCATGAAGTCCGGTGAAAGGGGGAGACACTAAACCGGTTCTATAAAAGAGTCCAAGAAGGTGTGGTAAAGTGTGCGCAAAACTTGAAGTGTTGCTGCACCTGTTTAGGCCGTGATc
This Brassica napus cultivar Da-Ae chromosome C6, Da-Ae, whole genome shotgun sequence DNA region includes the following protein-coding sequences:
- the LOC125588312 gene encoding uncharacterized protein LOC125588312, whose product is MAILANNMLLLNDVNYGYWKVRMRANLRGADEDIWTVVQSGWEEPCVMQEDGLKTLKPKTKWTAAEKKLSRFNAKALDTIFSSVDGKQFELIQGCESAKEAWDILQNAFEGTAKVRRIRLDLLASQFEDIRMTDDEKIGDFSAKLSSIANESQVLGKKYEDAKLVKKFLRCLPTKFAAHKAAINLTMNTDELKFAEVVGILKAEEMELESKFSKPAQDSTVTVDEDIQRAQKHEESIHLMIQKLEETMNLLYKMFNDRLPKEEGKNKMQGAVCFNCHGIGHVKTDCPSFKRNEIKCNGCNGYGHIKSDCVNTKKMKMRRICNDKKPERKEDALNFVALHGAMGSEKDITKSEFRASCVSHTNSDVSHSDAESDINVDLLAEYQVLFGQFAKLSEENIQLIKDTIMLKAKVNILELETNNKSETRVSKEEKESDPHSSQKKISEQAYNLKSMETKYDQTKQLLNEEREKSQLLQRELSENYKKLRMLNRGSETLDQILSVGQPPKVNWGLGYKGAAPKDQAIPLDVIKFVKGTPSNPESSSKAEKRHTSTPVEKEPNAQTKLHSPKPAITRRNGCLFCGNHGHKVDFCYSRRHQIERAWRMNLCYVEPRRYGYVWIAKKDLYPKFTKGVSHEHTNVSYTRMVDQYTELEEPVRWRRRS